The sequence TAAATTTTATGCATATCTAACATGTTTTGGTTAGTTGAGTTAAGTTCTAAAATATTTGTATGACACTTAACACATCCGCTATTATACACAAATTTTTCTCTATTTGCCCTATTTTCTTGCCATTTTGCATCTTTTGCATCATTAAATACCATATGGGATATTTCACTTGCACCATTTATTGCTTTTTGAAATACATACTTCACATAACTATCTTGAGGCAAGTGACAATCAACACATTGTGCACTTACGCCAAACTTATTCGCTCCACCATGAACATCTTTTGCATATGCTTGAACCATTGGCTTCATCCATTCATGACAAACAGAACAAAACTCGTTTTTACTTGTCGTATGAACTACTGCATTAGTACCAAAGAAAAATACAAAAGCTATAACCAATACGCAAAATATTTTTAATAACGTTTTTTTCATAATCCTCTCCTTATGGCACTAATAAATTTTTCATACTATCTTGCGAATGGCACATAACACAATAATTTTTACTTTTTTTATGTGAACTATGGCAAGTAGCACAATCCATATTAGGGTAGTGAGGGCTAGCATGAATATTGTCATCATAACCTAAATAACTTGTTAATTCTGCTAAATTTTCATAGCTTTTATGGCAACTCAAGCACTCATCAGTACTTAGAGCCTTATACTCTTTTGGATCTTTTTCTTTATGGCAATTTGAACAGGTAAATCCTAGTTTTTCATGATGTGATTTAATAGGATAATTCTCTTTTGTAAATATATCAATTGCACCCAAATAAAGAGGAGATATAAAAATACATATGATAAAAATTTTAAATATTTTTAACATTCTTTATCCTTTTTAGCCAAATTTGCTGCATTTCTTCCAGCTATCCTTCCAAATACTAAACAATCAGGTATAGCACAACTTCCAAGCCTACTAGCACCATGAGGGCCACCTACGGCTTCACCAGCTGCAAAAAGACCTTCAATGACATTATCATCATTATCATATACTCTAGCTTCCGTATCTATCTTAACACCGCCCATTGTATGATGAACTTTTGGCAATGCTCTCCAAGCATAAAAAGGTGGTTTTGTTAAATCAGGAACTACACCTTTAAATTCAAAAAAAGGTTTTCCAAATTCTTCGTCTTTTCTAGCTCTTGCATATCTTGTATAATCATCAACGCTCTTTTTAAGACCATCATATGGAATATGATAAAAATCAGCAAGTTCTTTTAGAGTATCAAAAACTTTAATAACATTTTTATGAATTCCTCTATAAACATTGGCTTTTGTTGTTCCTTTTGCACCAACACTATCACAAATTACCACAGGATGGGTTATAGTTCCATCTGGATTTTTGTGCATTTTTAAAATGGCATCTGAACGAATTTTTCTATCAGCAAGCTCATTTACAA is a genomic window of Campylobacter blaseri containing:
- a CDS encoding cytochrome c3 family protein, giving the protein MKKTLLKIFCVLVIAFVFFFGTNAVVHTTSKNEFCSVCHEWMKPMVQAYAKDVHGGANKFGVSAQCVDCHLPQDSYVKYVFQKAINGASEISHMVFNDAKDAKWQENRANREKFVYNSGCVKCHTNILELNSTNQNMLDMHKIYIEKNNLKKDSVSCVSCHKTVGHKNLGKVLFEIKNPPVGDWE
- a CDS encoding cytochrome c3 family protein is translated as MLKIFKIFIICIFISPLYLGAIDIFTKENYPIKSHHEKLGFTCSNCHKEKDPKEYKALSTDECLSCHKSYENLAELTSYLGYDDNIHASPHYPNMDCATCHSSHKKSKNYCVMCHSQDSMKNLLVP